The Elaeis guineensis isolate ETL-2024a chromosome 11, EG11, whole genome shotgun sequence genomic interval ttgacatttgaattcaaattcaatttgaattcaagtgagcaaccacctagctttatcctctcacgcagtgaaGACGcgataaagatgcggtcttgcactattttaaaaaggaaagagaaaatggGGCATGCGTATGACtttctgagagagaaagggtggtgtgagaaaagctctgtgcatgagaaaagaaaagaaaagaagagaaaaaaaaagaaacaaaaagggcgTAGGatttttttctgagagtaccctagggtttctgcctaggattcgggaagtgagaaggtgagctacgagtgtcgtgagcccaccagacttcagagagagcttcatcaatctctcaagtacctttgttgatgatccaaagcatccgaagagtcggcagacatcgatcgaaggagtttgatcagcatcggccatcgaaagggttctgcaacgaactagcattcgtgaggagccaatcagatcgaaagcttcgtgtggatgatccatggaggctagacatactgtgtggctgtattgcgatgatcagacctttccgatggtgatcagactgcagtaatcgactacctacacgaaggtaatgtgttctgaacacataacagtaaaacgtttactgtagaattcgaaattttagatttaaatgcatgctatatatatcatattcagatccttgtgtagggttaatacatattaattaattagattaattaataatttttactgtaaaattataattttgaaaaaattttaaaattatcgttttacctctATACTGAAATTCGCTTCAGTTTGGTGCTCATAAATCAAGTTCGCAAGGGCGTCTTGCTGAGAGGATGGGACATCTTCCTCGATGAGGACCTGACTACCACTGCTACCATATACCCAGCCATTGTATGCCACCGCAACTTGGACTTGTTGAAGGTATATTATGTTGTGATAAATGTTTCACAACTCATCATGCAGATGCAAAGATGAAGGAAATGTATAGTAATTGGAAGATCATACCTCGCAGATGTCTAATACCAAAGCAAAATACATGATGTTAATTGAAACATAATAGTTTATAGGAAATCTTAGGTTCAACATAAAACTGgtaaaaatatatgatttcaTTAGACAAGTAAGTGAGCACCAAAAGAAAGGAAAATGCGCTTACAACAAACTAAATTACATtactctaaaaaaaataaaaaagatgatgCATCATCGAGTGGAGCCTCAAATACTACAACCAAAAGCTAAAGCCTAATCATCCACTATAAGGTCTTATGGAGGCAGAGAGAACTGACGATAAAAATACTGTGCAAATTAATTGAATTGTGTAAATCTCTCATCCAGTCATACATCCATATATGTAAATCCCTCCCTACCAGATATCTCCAGTACATCTACCCAAGCAAACAATGCATGTAGATCAGAAGACTTCTGAGCAAACTGTGTGGGATGTCTAGGCTGATCTCTATTAGTAGGCTGACCTTCTCCTTCActatcactttcttcttcatatacCTCAGACATATACCTCCATACCCCACCAGTAAATATATAGCCCATATGCCTTAGAGATGATTAATTGTAGGTGTCAGTGGATGTGAGCTTAATAACTTCATCATCATCAGTGATGGGACATCAAAGACTTCGAAGATGGTAGTCATAACAGCTCCTTAGAAAAAATAGGTTTTGAAATTTTGAAAGCATTCAttcatataaatatcattaaaaatggTAAATTAACCCTATCATCTGAAAGAATAATTTTAAGGAGATAAATattcatatgtgatatattatctCTATAATCTTCTTTGGatagaaaattaaatataaaaatatgatgaattagtCTATTTTTAAGTGATAATAGATATGCACTAGGTTTAGCAGTTTGAGCTAAAGCTATCattttcaaaaatagttttaatACAGGTATGATAATCTAAATCTCTATGATCCCAATATATACTATTTAAATGTCTATTATCATTTGacggaatatttaaaatttaaccaACAGCACTACAATCAAACtggataattttttctttcacatAAGATAAAATAGAATAAGCTAAACTATAGAAGCTAAAATTACTATAAATATATTTAACTAGAGTAGGATATCTTGACTTATTCAACATAATCGTAGAAAGCCAATCCATCCTTTCGaacaaaaattcaattcaaaaattactaaaataattttaaatcgacTATTCTCCCCCATAATTTTCTtcgaaaaaaattgatataaaatttttgctacatccattatttaaaaataaatcaccTATATgaagattattttcttttttctactTGATCTTTTCTTTCGAAATACCTCTACATTTGAAGCCATTAGATCGATTTTAGAGTGGGGATGAGGTCGATTTTAGGATAGGAATATATTGCCAGGAGGGAGAGAGATTTCTCAAATAGATAGGGAGCAGGGTGGGTTCGAATGgaatttaaaaatattgaaaacaTGGGTTGGACTCATGTTTTCACTGAAATCGTGGGTTGGACTTGTGATTTCAGTGGAACCATGAGTTGGACTCATGATTTCAGTAAAAATATGGGTTAAGACTAGATTTCAAATTGACATCGTATGTTGAACcaatgatttaattaatttcagtaAAAACATAGGTTGAATAGGcaatttcactttttttttttttttgccatatcGTGCGTTCACCTAGATTTGAAATCATAGATTGAACTCATGATTTTAGTTGAGATGGCATTGAAGTCATGGATTCAATTCATGATTTGGaccataaatcaaaaaataagttAGGATTGGAGGAATCTTTGGAATTAACTATTAAacaaataatattcaaaaataaaaaccctcGGAGTAGAGGGAGCCATCGTTGAATGCCTTGATTCTGGTCCGTTCTGGCGGCGTCGATGGTCAGAGGGTGGTGAATTTTTTTATACCCATCTTTTTTCACATGACATCCACTACGGCCCCCGTAACTTTCGCTGTGGTTCTCTAACAGCAAACATCATCTTACTCTTTGACTACTCCCCACCCAGCAGCCATAGGAAGCCAATTACAATGCGGGTCCCACTAAAGGGGCACGTTACAGGATGCTGTAAGGGACAAAAGAGCCTGTCCGCTAAATCGCTGCATTGCGCCAGCTGAACTACCGCCTTTTACGCGTTCGACGCAATGTTCCATGCCGTTCATCCCACTTTTAAAATACGTTCTTCGTCTACAAGTATCTAGAatattgtacccaaaaaatataaaacctaGGGTATGCGTTCAACGCatgttatttttcattataacaAACCATTGTAAtataaataaaagtttttttacaatatataattataaatatctaaaattacatatatattcctatgtatatatttttaaattaattatttcatatatatatataccattaaaatatctaaatttacatatatacttttataaatttaatatttatgtatacatccttataatttatttctttttacaCTTCCATCAATTAATGGTATGGATGCAAAGGGAACTAATACATAAGGATgtgcatgtaaaaaaaaaataatttatgatggtaTTCGCATAATTTTAGATAGTATTAAGGTATAGATGAAAAATGATAATTAATAAGAGTGTTTGGGCAAATAATAAATTTATGAGTATATTCATACAATTTCAGGTATTTATAATGGTTtaggaataaaaaatattaaataaagtcattatttttagatttttttccacAAACATACTCttctaaatattaaaatttatatgaatatccttttaaaattaatatttatatgtatactTTCATAAAGtacttaatttatatatattcttcttctttttcttgcatatgacgttattaaaaaaattagcagtttaaaattgaaataattaaaatattcttaatGGATAAACCTACAAAAAAGATTTTATAAGAgtacatatataaatattaattttcttAGGGTATTCATGTAATTTCATATATTTAGAAGGATATACCTataaaaaaaatccttagattttttttttacatgaatATGAATCTAAATATTGAAATTTATGTGAATACCCTCCAAAAAATGATATTTGAATGTATATCTTCACAAACATTATTTTTACATGAATACATTTGACATAATGATTTCACTGACATTATGAGtgaaaatcatatttatttaaattaaaaactaattaaatttatgaaattatctttttaacCTTGAAGTGAGTAATAGATAACGGATCTTGCTAGGGACTTCCTATAATAGTAAATTGGAATCATATTGTTATGCTGTGCAAATTATTATTGGAATGAAATATTATACGTACAAAATGTAAATATAAATACTATAAtagtatttattataatattatgataataaaattgttACTATATTGTGATATATCTCTTAGAGTTCTAAGTGATAAGGGCATACTGAAAATTTTTCAGGTTATATTAACCTAGCGGAAgcatatatgaaaataattttcacatggaGTACGCAGATCTAAAACATAAATCACCTATGGATCTTTTAACATGATGAAATAGATTTATTAaacagatctaaaatcaaaaaattttgagaaggaaAGATCAATTTTTGAATCACTATTTTTCTTCTTACTCAGATCGGATCTGATGGATATCGAAGATTTTTGTCGGAGTTACGCATATGTCCGACCTTTACTGATATCCATCCAGAGATGACTTGATCAAAACATCGAGGCCTTCGAAGTGCTAGTATCTCGTAGACCTCACTCCTTGACTTGGATctggatctcttcttctagaactTGAAGAAGAAATGTTGCTACATAAATTCTTCACGCTGATCTGATGGGATTTTTTCAGGAtgccaagaagagaagaaagaaatcttttcttcttctcttttcctctctctaaaatctctctCTCTGATCTGATCTGAAGAAGAAGTGAAGGTGTGCGTGGTTTATTCTAGGTGTTCCTTCCTTGCCACAAGTCATCTATCCACGCCCCCTCCTCTCCTTCATCTCCATATCTTCAAGTTTCGATATAACCACAAGTCATCTCTCTACGCACCCCTCCTCTCCTTTTtcatctccatgccccacttcatCCTCAGATTAGATCAGAGAGAgagtttagagagagaggaagagaagaagaaaagatttctttcttctcttcttggcaTCCTGAAAAGATCCCATCAGATTAGCACGAAAAGTTCGTGCAGTAGCTTTTCTTCTTCAAGTTCTAAAAAAAGAGATCCAGATCTTAGTCAAGGAGTGAGACCTGCAAAGTGCTAGTACTCTAAAGACCTCGGTGCTTTGATCAAGTcatctctgtgtggataccagcaAAGACCGAGCATATACATGGCTCCGACAGAAACTCAAGTATCTATCGGATCCGATCCAAGTAAAAATAAGGATAGCAATTTAGAGAATTGATCTTCTGttctcaaaattattttattctctgaaattagatactcttaattttatttatcatcatatgaattagatccttaagtatttaatttagatttatgcatgcataggattaaatctaatttaatctaatcttTCGCTATTTGtttgtcaaaattttttgaaatctacatgcaaAATATCTAAAATCCAATAATATCATGATTTGTTAAGATATTATCTCATATTATATAGCATAATGATATCATAGTATTTTATACTAGAAATACTATTGTAATACCACACCCCTATGCACGGATCTCAAAGCAgcttcaaaaaaagataaaaaagaaatttGAAGAAGACTCCTGTAAGGGGTCTACTTCTTGAATGACTCCTCAATGGAGTCAAAAATCTTCAATAGGGAGGAGTCTTCCCTCTTCCTTCCATCAAGATTTGAGGCTCAATCTATCAGAGATTGCcagaaattttttcatgaaagccCTTATCGTGCTTGCCAGTAATCAGGCTAGATAGGTCGTCAGAGACCAAGGTATATCTCgacccttcttcttccctcttcttccttcctttccatCATGCTAGACACTGTCGTCGATCGCCGACTTTGCTGAAAAGACTAAGATAAGAATATCCCCTATTTTCTAGCACcgatggtcaccgccgaccgtCAGTCTGGATTCCTTGGATTGTGATGTCACAGCCATAGTTGCTACCGACCACCACCGTGCAGCCATGATCTCTACTTTTGGGAAACAAATGGGGACACCAACGTCCCCTATTTTGTTaggaaaaatgaagaaaaaagaaagaaagaaaaaaaaaagagaaaaagaaaagaaaagaaaagaaaaaaaaaagaaaggaaaaaaagaaaagaaaggagagagagtttctctctctctttccttttttcaTGCTTTGAGCCTGAATCctaattctctctctctaaaatgtcAGATTTTCTCTccttaattttttctctctcttcgatattttctctcttttcttagatttatgaaattagggatTCGTTGTCCATGGTTAGTTTGATCTTGCCCTAAAAATCTAATTTGGAAAACATGCCCAATCTTTGATCCGATctaaagtgagattttgattttgaattttattatgatgtagttataattaaaattaatattaaaaatataattttaaataatagattCTGAAAGATTTTCTCAAGGTTAATCAATCTATTCATTTAGTGTTCTGTAAGAGATAAGTAATGAACTATCTTCTCGAGATCtttcataatttttgaaaataaataattattttttgaaattatgcataatttatgaaattatgttttgaacaaaaaataattctaaaatattatgatttattgattacGCATATATTTGgtagaaattatgatatgttatgatataaaagtattttgatatggattggatttatgctctcagtctaactatgttttAGTGGACCTtgtcaatagagattatatattGATAATCAGTGGGCCCCAtcaatggagattatatgttAATAATCAATGAGCCCCACCAATAAAGATAATATGTTGATACTCAAACCCTGTCAGTAGGGGTTGTGCGTCAGTAGTTAGTAGACATTGCCAATAAGATTTGTGCACCAGTGTTCAGTGGATCCTACTAATGGAGGTTATATATTGGCCATAGtaaggctgttgagttatatgTCTCTttaattcgaatcaaatttatgattacgcatatatatgaatattaaaattatttgatttatttaataagtatgaaatatttttttatgttacTCGTGGCATTGATTTTGaatattatatatgtatgataatatctgaaatatctaataGAGATATGCATTAtttactgggctatctagctcattacctctttcttttattttttagattcagataattaattatgagTATGGACAATAATTTTGGGAGAGAACTTTTAGGGATGAGATTTGGtactgtcaacttcattgaacttagatctatttttttattttatttttaatgaaattttatttgatgtaaaatatttgatttacttGTTTGAATTTAAGTTGAACAAtaagtatttaaattttattccactATGATACCTTAATATCGTCATGAGATGCTTTGCATATTTATGGAGAGAGTCTTTTATGAGTATAAGTAGTTGCCGCGACCTCCGGCTCGCAATCTTGGATCGAAGGTATGACAACTATATATGCAATgttgtattattataatattaattatgatattatattatttatataatacagttgatatataaaattaaaatgtgGGTTACAATTTAAAAGGGCAAAATTGATATAACAAGTGGGCATAAAGGCTAATCCATGATGAAGAAAGAAGAgtctatactaaaaaaatatactATGATTTGATTAGGTATAATCTTGTACTCCTACCAAACACCATCTTAGCTTATAAAAAGCAAGTTTAGATAAGAACGATTGGCAACATTTTTCTGAAAAATCTGTCTTGGTTCATTAAAAAGTTGATTGAAATATTACAAACACTGAGCATAAACTGCTTGCATGAGTTGGCTTTTCTCAACTTATTTGTAGTCTTAAAAAAATTGAAGTCCatcgaaattaaaataatatataatagaaattttttccaaaatatatttgttaaataaaaaaaatttgtcgaTGAAAAATCAAAATGACACTAAAACTTATAATAACCTGAAAGTGTTTTCCATGCGGCTACCAAATTAGATGGAGACCACTCTTATTTCAATTAGATATAATGAGCTGAAAGATAATACTTTCTCCCccgttcttttcttttctctcctgtTCTTCCCTCCCAACCAAGGCGTAAAACCCAAACCCAgcaacaaagtcgaactgctctcCCCTCCCCACCCCAGTGCCGGAGATCAACAGCTTCCCACGATGGCATACCCAACGAACGGATTACCGGTGGACCCTCGGAGCGGTTTCTGCCCCTCCAACTCCATCTTCTACAGCAAACGCAAGCCCGTCCCCCTCCCCTCCAGCCCCTACCTCGATGTCACCACCTTCCTCTTCTCCCGCCGCCACTCCGGTACCATTGCCTTCATCGACGCCGCCTCCGGCTGCCGCATCTCCTTCCGCGCTCTCTGGCGCTCCGTCACCACCCTCGCCTCTGCCCTCTCCTCCTGCCTCTCCGTCCGCAAGGGCCAGGTTGTCCTCCTTCTCTCCCCCAACTCCATCCAATTCCCCATCGTCTCCCTCGCCGTCATGTCCCTCGGCGCCGTCCTCACCACCACCAACCCCCTAAACACCCCACGAGAAATCGCCAAGCAAATCTCCGACTCCGACCCGATCCTCGCTTTCGCCACCCGCACCCTCGTCGGCAAACTACCCCGCGACCGCGATTTCCCCATCATCCTCCTCGGGGACCACCGGATCGCCGGCGACGATGCCCGCATCCGCTACACGATCGAGGAATTGATGGCGATAAAGCCCGATCTCCGGCGCCGGCGGGAGACGGTGAGGCAGCACAACACGGCGACGCTTCTGTACTCCTCTGGGACCATCAGGACCAGCAAGGGCGTCGTGGCGACCCACCGGAATCTGATCGCGATGATCCAGATCATCCTCAACCGGCTCAAGCTGGAGGAGGGCGGCGGCGCGCCGGAGACGTTCATCTGCACCGTCCCGATGTTCCACATCTACGGCCTGGCGGCATTCGCGACGGGGCTGCTGGGATCGGGATCGACGGTGGTCATCTTGCCGGAATTCGAGATGGGGGAGATGATCCGGGCGATCAGGGAGTACGGGGCGACGTATCTGCCTCTGGTGCCGCCGATCCTGGTGGCGATGTTGAAAGAGCCGACGCCGCTGCCGTTGGGGCGGCTCCGGCGGGTGCTGTCCGGCGGTGCGCCGCTGGGGAGGGAGGTGATCGAGGAGTTCCGGGCGAAGTATCCCTGGGTGGAGATTTTGCAGTCGTATGGGCTGACGGAGAGCACGGGGATGGGGGCGTCAACGGACTCGGCGGAGGAGAGCAGCAGGTACGGGACGGCGGGACCGCTGTCGCCCAACACGGAGGCCAGGATCGTGGATCCAGACACGGGGATGTCCTTGCCAGTGAACCGCACCGGCGAGCTCTGGATCCGGGGTCCCTACGTCATGAAAGGTAAGGGAGTGCTTTGA includes:
- the LOC140852666 gene encoding 4-coumarate--CoA ligase-like 4, with the translated sequence MAYPTNGLPVDPRSGFCPSNSIFYSKRKPVPLPSSPYLDVTTFLFSRRHSGTIAFIDAASGCRISFRALWRSVTTLASALSSCLSVRKGQVVLLLSPNSIQFPIVSLAVMSLGAVLTTTNPLNTPREIAKQISDSDPILAFATRTLVGKLPRDRDFPIILLGDHRIAGDDARIRYTIEELMAIKPDLRRRRETVRQHNTATLLYSSGTIRTSKGVVATHRNLIAMIQIILNRLKLEEGGGAPETFICTVPMFHIYGLAAFATGLLGSGSTVVILPEFEMGEMIRAIREYGATYLPLVPPILVAMLKEPTPLPLGRLRRVLSGGAPLGREVIEEFRAKYPWVEILQSYGLTESTGMGASTDSAEESSRYGTAGPLSPNTEARIVDPDTGMSLPVNRTGELWIRGPYVMKGYFKNPEATSTVLDSEERWLKTGDLCYIDKDGYLFVVDRLKDLIKYRGHQVAPAELEALLLTHPLITDAAVIPFRNERGGQYPMAYVVRKAGPVGERLSATGVMEFVAEQMARHKRIRKVVFVSAIPKNPSGKILRKDLIKLAASEP